A genomic region of Haliotis asinina isolate JCU_RB_2024 chromosome 1, JCU_Hal_asi_v2, whole genome shotgun sequence contains the following coding sequences:
- the LOC137272876 gene encoding beta-1,4-mannosyl-glycoprotein 4-beta-N-acetylglucosaminyltransferase-like codes for MGIHRVIVRNKVEMAAAVVICAEIIFIVTLLLRTTSTSLSMSLKVHGNDRNKASLSTYHVNSLNKNTELGTPKSMSTNASLTSSFTALGNGTNVVSLLRHYVNSTKTKGISKSMSSAGLDRTLDNRLYPYRDSGTYCDWNDSNRWAPFKSQDLHLLSHWYSSIDNFFSINNTQPLNLPEDDGPNLYKNYDLNRPWNFTLPDLGNEDFTYLNGKLKCFKPGTSKELNEGSDVTCVCSSSYAGKHCSVPQIVRTALSKLSRSYIITPREKPRRIILVMTFNMEHHVLMLKILQVHSAVDLFVILESNYTGHGDPRPLRLLHNLRRGYMKRFHHKIMHVYLDTFPAGGRANGWIAETYIREQLAPAVEKRVSGLRKDDLFIFLDTDETPSVNLLHFLKLHNGYPFPVGFVLQNFIYGFFWLNKNSKTVIGVTTIQMLRDIYKGNSDAIRGSKGVIQQLQKGSHPWGMFETWLIGSSDNYAGWHASWFSSPREVITKLTSAINADFPRWGDYPEKCTFDYVATLFRKGEYFDGKKQFIPICFNDIHVLQDISYLFKYKGYFTFMLQNPTAVQ; via the coding sequence ATGGGTATTCACCGTGTGATTGTGAGAAATAAAGTGGAAATGGCAGCTGCTGTTGTCATCTGTGCAGAGATCATCTTCATCGTGACCCTTCTGCTCAGGACGACAAGTACATCGTTGAGCATGTCTTTGAAAGTCCATGGCAATGATAGAAATAAGGCATCATTGTCAACATATCATGTGAACTCGTTGAACAAAAATACAGAATTGGGTACGCCAAAATCCATGTCGACCAACGCATCGTTAACATCGTCTTTCACAGCTCTTGGCAATGGTACAAACGTTGTTTCACTGTTACGACATTATGTGAACTCGACAAAAACCAAGGGAATTTCAAAATCGATGTCATCTGCTGGCCTTGATAGAACCTTAGATAACAGATTGTACCCTTACCGAGATTCTGGAACGTATTGTGACTGGAATGATTCAAACAGATGGGCTCCATTTAAATCTCAAGACCTACACCTTCTCAGTCACTGGTATTCCTCAATAGATAATTTCTTTTCAATCAATAACACACAACCACTGAATCTCCCAGAAGACGATGGTCCCAATTTGTATAAAAATTATGATTTGAACAGGCCATGGAATTTTACTCTTCCAGATCTTGGTAACGAAGATTTCACATACCTGAACGGAAAGCTTAAATGTTTTAAACCAGGCACTTCCAAAGAGCTTAATGAGGGATCTGACGTGACATGCGTTTGTAGTTCAAGTTATGCAGGAAAACATTGTTCTGTGCCCCAAATCGTTAGGACTGCCTTGTCCAAATTGTCTCGCAGTTATATCATCACCCCAAGAGAAAAGCCACGGCGGATTATTCTCGTTATGACATTCAATATGGAGCATCATGTTCTCATGCTTAAGATACTACAAGTGCATTCAGCCGTGGATCTGTTTGTGATACTGGAATCCAACTATACCGGACATGGTGATCCGCGGCCTTTGAGGTTATTACACAATTTGAGACGAGGATACATGAAGCGATTCCACCACAAGATAATGCACGTTTATCTCGACACCTTTCCAGCAGGTGGACGAGCTAATGGTTGGATTGCTGAAACATACATCCGAGAGCAACTTGCACCTGCTGTTGAGAAGAGAGTCTCAGGGCTCAGAAAAGatgatttattcatatttttggACACGGATGAAACGCCATCAGTGAACCTCCTACACTTCCTTAAACTTCACAATGGCTATCCCTTCCCTGTGGGATTTGTTCTTCAAAATTTTATATATGGATTCTTTTGGTTAAATAAAAATTCAAAAACCGTTATCGGTGTGACTACAATCCAGATGCTAAGAGACATCTATAAAGGCAATAGTGATGCAATTCGTGGGAGCAAAGGTGTGATACAACAGCTCCAGAAGGGAAGTCACCCCTGGGGTATGTTTGAAACCTGGCTGATCGGATCATCTGACAACTATGCTGGCTGGCATGCATCATGGTTCTCCtcgccaagggaggtaatcacgAAGCTGACTTCCGCTATTAATGCCGACTTTCCCCGATGGGGAGACTACCCAGAGAAATGTACATTTGACTATGTTGCTACTCTGTTCAGAAAGGGGGAATATTTTGATGGAAAGAAGCAATTCATTCCAATTTGTTTCAACGACATTCATGTGTTGCAAGACATTTCTTATCTGTTCAAGTACAAAGGATACTTCACTTTTATGCTACAAAATCCAACAGCCGTGCAGTAA